Proteins from a genomic interval of Thermococcus sp.:
- a CDS encoding HAD family hydrolase — MLVLVDLDDTLCNTWDAGKYTILRLIPFLLKRRKFKAFFYILTARYRELEQSRELHMMDLDKIVERLLRKMYAGISPEELDQIQELVDRVFFSNLRLFPDAVPFLEGLKSLGARVVLITDSSTRWQRKKLEYLGIKDYFDALVISGETGHSKLDPHNFRLARRLFPHEDEVYMVGDRDDTDMRGGKEIGATTILVRRGYFKGRLAKHADYVVKDLTEALEVIKREHEKRAEA, encoded by the coding sequence ATGCTTGTACTCGTTGACCTCGACGATACCCTATGCAACACATGGGATGCTGGGAAGTACACGATACTCCGTCTCATCCCTTTCCTGCTGAAAAGGAGGAAGTTTAAGGCGTTCTTTTACATACTTACCGCCCGCTACCGCGAGCTTGAGCAGTCCAGGGAGCTCCACATGATGGATCTCGACAAAATCGTTGAGAGGCTCCTCAGGAAGATGTACGCCGGCATCTCGCCCGAGGAGCTCGACCAGATCCAGGAGCTCGTGGACAGGGTCTTTTTCTCGAACCTGAGGCTCTTCCCGGATGCGGTTCCCTTTCTGGAGGGCCTGAAATCCCTTGGTGCCAGGGTGGTCCTGATAACGGACTCCTCGACAAGATGGCAGAGAAAGAAGCTTGAATACCTCGGCATAAAGGACTACTTCGATGCACTTGTAATCAGCGGGGAGACGGGGCACAGCAAGCTCGATCCCCACAACTTCCGCCTGGCGAGGCGGCTCTTTCCCCACGAGGATGAGGTATACATGGTCGGAGACAGGGACGATACGGATATGCGTGGCGGGAAGGAGATAGGCGCAACCACGATACTCGTCCGCAGGGGGTATTTCAAGGGGAGGCTGGCAAAGCACGCTGATTACGTGGTCAAAGACCTCACGGAGGCCTTGGAGGTGATAAAACGTGAGCATGAAAAACGAGCTGAAGCGTAA
- a CDS encoding diacylglycerol/polyprenol kinase family protein, with product MSMKNELKRKSLHLTGLLVPVSYLLFGREVTLTLIGVAFFLFVVLEPFRIIEELRDNIKRRLKIYVDNDVIERVEVLEKQIREITREHERYRVAAHIYFAAAAFIVVYFFPPEIAVGAITVATVGDALAAIVGKSFGRHRFSNGKSLEGSLSYFISGLLILWPLVGPFLAVLGSLTGMLVEFHGLPPGKDPREQLDDNFSNQLAIAVVLYLAGLFLA from the coding sequence GTGAGCATGAAAAACGAGCTGAAGCGTAAATCCCTTCACCTCACCGGCCTTCTTGTTCCAGTCTCGTACCTGCTCTTCGGCAGAGAGGTCACACTCACCCTCATAGGCGTGGCGTTCTTCCTCTTCGTCGTGCTCGAACCCTTCAGAATAATTGAGGAGTTAAGGGACAACATCAAGAGGAGGCTCAAGATATACGTTGACAACGATGTCATCGAACGCGTGGAGGTTCTGGAGAAGCAGATACGGGAGATAACGAGGGAGCACGAACGCTACCGGGTGGCGGCCCACATATACTTTGCCGCGGCGGCATTCATAGTGGTGTACTTCTTCCCTCCCGAGATAGCCGTGGGGGCGATAACAGTCGCCACGGTCGGGGATGCCCTCGCCGCCATAGTCGGCAAGTCCTTCGGGAGGCACAGGTTCAGCAACGGTAAGAGCCTTGAGGGAAGCCTCTCCTACTTTATCTCGGGACTTCTGATTCTCTGGCCCCTTGTGGGGCCCTTTCTGGCGGTTCTCGGCTCCCTGACTGGCATGCTGGTGGAGTTCCACGGTCTTCCCCCGGGAAAGGATCCCAGAGAACAGCTGGACGACAACTTTTCAAACCAGCTGGCGATAGCGGTTGTGCTGTATCTTGCGGGGCTTTTCCTGGCTTGA